The DNA segment TATGGTGTAGTGACTTTCGAAGAGAGCCAGATTTAGTTTTCTCAGACTCACCAGGTGCTGTAGGCCTCTCGGCTCATCATGAAGCCGTGCCCAGTCTGGGTGTCCCAGCAGGTCAGGCCGGATTCAGCGCTAATGCAGGCGTACTGCTCCATGGCCGCAACCTGGCCGTATTGGAGCACCGGCACTCTTTTGTCGATGTAGTTGGGGCCGCAGCTGCCATCAATGCCGCAAGTGGCCCCCCAAGGCGGCACGTCTGAGCGGTCATAGAGCACGGCCCAGCCGTCGGTGATCCTGAAACCGTTGGAGCCGCAAAGGCTTCCAGGATCGCCGGAACACGGCACGCGCAGGTCGGGCGGATCAACGTAGCTGTACTCGAAGATCTGGCAACCCAAAGAGCCCCACTCAGTGGCACAGGCAATGTTGTCTGAGGGCGTCTTAAACATCAAAGAGCCATAGGCGTCAGGAATCTCGGAGATGGTGATGGCCTCTGCCGGCATTGGCCCGCAGGCCCGCGGGTCAATGCCGCTTGGTAGCTGAATGGAACCCAAACAGTCAGCTTTGACCGGCGTGGGGCTTGGTTCCGGGGTGGCTGGAACCGTAGCCGGCGGACTGGTTTGTTCTGGGCTGGACTTGGCCGGCTCGTCATAAATCACAGCTGTGCCGGCGTCGCAGCCGGCCAGGGCCAAGCCGGCGCCAATAGCCACAAGGCACAACAATTTGGTTCGGAGCGGGGCAGTAGAACTCACCCCTCTTGTCTACTATCTGAAGACCGAATTGACCAGAGTTGACCACCAGTTTGGCCTGCCAATACGCGACCGGCCGAAAAGCGAGCCGCGATTGACGACTGCGGTAGACGGCATCGGGCACAAAACGGCGAAGCGCCCGTCCGCGGCTAGGCGGCCAAGGCGGCCAACAGTACTTGGGCGGCCTGCTGGCTGACCTCTGGCGGACTGAACTGGCCGTCTGCCTGCACGTTGGCTGGGGCGAACGGCAAGATGACCTGCGGCACCAAAACATCAAGACCCAGGAAGTTCAACGTCGGCACCAGGGCCATGGCCGCCCGGCAGCCACCGGAAACTCCGCCATAGCTGACCAGGCCAACCGGCTTGCCGCGCCATTCCGGACCCAAAGTGTCCAGCGCTAGCTTCAGTGTGCCTGGGAAGGAATGGTTGTATTCTGGGAACACCAGGGCAAAAGCGCTGGCCTGGCCAACCTGCTTGGCCCAGGCCTTGGTCGAATCCAAGGCATATTTGCCGGTTCCAGGCAGTTCCGTCTCCGACAGGGGCGGGAGGTTGATGGCCTTCAGGTCGGCCACTTTGACCTCGAATTGTTTGCTGGCCCGGGCCAGGTCTTCGAACCAGTTGGCCACCTTCAGGCCAATTCGGTTTGGCCTGGTCGAGGCCACGATGATGAGAAGTTCAGGAGTGTCCACGGCGCCATCATGCCACGGCTTTGGCGTCGGGTCGCCGCGCCAAGGCTGACTGGTCTAACTATGGACTCCGACCGATGACGGTGGCCCGTGGGCCGGGCAGATGGCGGGGTGGGCGTGGGATGATGGAGCACATGGCTATCAGAGACATCCGCGTGATTGGCGATCCAGTGCTGCGAACGCCCTGCGACCCGATCACCAAGATTGATGCCAAAACTCAGGCTCTGGTGCGTGACCTGGTCGACACGGTCGACATGGAGGGCCGGGCCGGCTTGGCGGCCAATCAGATTGGCGTCTCGTTGAGGGCCTTTTCGTGGAACATTGATGACGAGGTCGGCTACGTCCTCAACCCGAAAATTGTCGAGTTGGGTGACGACACCCAAGACGGCGACGAAGGCTGCCTGTCGGTACCGGATTTGTGGTTCCCCTGCAAACGTGCTGGCTACGCCATGGTTTCTGGTAACAACCTGGAGGGCAAAGAGGTCGTCATCGAAGGCACTGGGTTGATGGCCCGCTGTCTCCAACACGAGGTTGACCACCTTGATGGCCACCTGTTTTTGGACCGGCTAGACCGGGCCGTGCGCCGCCGGGCAATGGCCGCCGTGCGGGACCTATGAGCTTGCCCGAGGGTCGCCCGGTCTGCCATACTTGAAACCTCGGCGCGCCGCGCGCGCATCAACTGAAGCAGCATTTGCCGCCTTGTTGATCGGCTTTGAGGTCGTAGGGGAAGACGTACCTCGTAGTCGTTTGGTTCCAAGGAGGCTGATGATGTCAGGAGTTATCACGCGCGGCGTGCTGTTTGTGCACTCCTCCCCGCGGGCCTATTGCCCGCATATTGAGTCCGTCGCGACCAACGTCATCGGCTGCGACGTGTCCCTGGACTGGACCGAACAGCCGGCCGCGCCACGCATGCTGCGAGCCGAATACTCATGGATGGCGGCCCAAGGTACTGGCGGCAAGCTGGCCAGCGCCTTGTTTGGTTGGGAGCATTTGCGCTACGAGGTGACTGAAGAAGCCTCGCGCGGATCCGATGGTGGTCGTTGGTCGCATACCCCGGAGCTGGGCATTTTCCACGCGCCAATGGACATCCACGGCAACACCATGGTGCCGGAGGACCGCATCCGCCGGGCCTTGGACTGCGGCGGCGATCTGGCCGCCATGGTGCGCCACCTCGATGTGGCCGTGGGTCAGGCCTGGGATGACGAACTCGAGCCGTTCCGTTACGCCGGTGCCGGTGCGCCGGTGCGCTGGTTGCACCAAGTCGGCTAGGTTCCGCCCGCACCTAAGTTGTGTCTTGGTCACCGGCGAAGATGACAGCAAGGTGAACCGGGTTTGGGAAGCCCAACGGACAGCTCTGACTACACCTACTGTCGAGTCTACTAGTGGGTATACATCTCGGTATGAACCAAACCACCATCAAGGTTCCGGCCGAGACCCATGAACGCCTTCGCGCGGCCGCTCAGGCCGCAGGCGTCACGCAAGGTGCACTGATTGACGCCATGCTTGTTGCCCGCGAGGAGGCCGAATTCTGGGCCGGGGTAGAGGCGATTGACCCGGCTAGCGCCCAGCAGGCAGTCGCCGCTGATGGCGATGGGAACAGCGACGACTACAGCCTCGAGGACTCGATGCTCGACAGGCGCGGCGAGTGACCGCGGCGCCGGCGGTCTTTGGGCGGGGCGATGTTGTCTGGGCCAACCTTGACCCATCCAAAGGCCACGAGCAGG comes from the Micrococcales bacterium genome and includes:
- a CDS encoding DUF3145 domain-containing protein; its protein translation is MSGVITRGVLFVHSSPRAYCPHIESVATNVIGCDVSLDWTEQPAAPRMLRAEYSWMAAQGTGGKLASALFGWEHLRYEVTEEASRGSDGGRWSHTPELGIFHAPMDIHGNTMVPEDRIRRALDCGGDLAAMVRHLDVAVGQAWDDELEPFRYAGAGAPVRWLHQVG
- the def gene encoding peptide deformylase, with the translated sequence MAIRDIRVIGDPVLRTPCDPITKIDAKTQALVRDLVDTVDMEGRAGLAANQIGVSLRAFSWNIDDEVGYVLNPKIVELGDDTQDGDEGCLSVPDLWFPCKRAGYAMVSGNNLEGKEVVIEGTGLMARCLQHEVDHLDGHLFLDRLDRAVRRRAMAAVRDL
- a CDS encoding NAD(P)H-dependent oxidoreductase; its protein translation is MDTPELLIIVASTRPNRIGLKVANWFEDLARASKQFEVKVADLKAINLPPLSETELPGTGKYALDSTKAWAKQVGQASAFALVFPEYNHSFPGTLKLALDTLGPEWRGKPVGLVSYGGVSGGCRAAMALVPTLNFLGLDVLVPQVILPFAPANVQADGQFSPPEVSQQAAQVLLAALAA